In a genomic window of Streptomyces sp. NBC_01231:
- a CDS encoding AAA family ATPase, translating into MPTIPSTAPLIGREDELARLAGVLERTRGGEARAVLIAGDAGVGKTRMLDEVAGQADRAGMTVLTGHCVDLGDVGLPYLPFTEILGLLAADERFADVLATHPVVDRLLGGGTDTARDTGGRLRLFEGIAGLLTGLSDIAPLLLVLEDLHWADQSSRDLLRFLLSRGILQRSAGGAPTHRLAVFASYRADDLHRRHPLRPLLAELVRLPAVERLELRPMADPEVARLVRALRASPLPDATVRRIVERAEGNAFYAEELLAATDTEAGGVPSGLADVLLIRFEQLSDTAQQVLRTAAVAGRRVEHDLLRDTVGLPENELESALREAIGRQLLVSGDGDTYAFRHALAREAVYADLLPGERARLHGAFARLLAGRGRRAESAAERAHHYRESHDLAEALTASLEAAGHAGSLGAPAEELRHLEAALDLWSAVEPSARPTGEGVDRVTLTLRASAAAAHAGQLHRAVALTRAALAGVGQDADSELAARVRYTLADNLISVDSLTAAFRYSSEALAMIPAEPPSRTWVWAAATHALAARQVGEYDTALRVAREALSVAERLDMPDARADLLISLAVLEGGGRRTPEGRERLREARDLARGSGNALVELRALFSLAIGCFESGDLDECLPWLAEGLDRARRAGLLSSTYPLEMRYLRLLVLYTLGRWEECVRAAAADAALLPAAGGYTAGPALYAALARGDRTAADRAEALLEGPFDWMGTMVAGIVLTDAAAQRGAPEAAVERMRSTVAALTDDAGRAPDVTVRLAALVLSAVADRAAALRSTGDEAQTRRWTDTATELRDLARVSSVRGGDGTPQGPEGQAWLARAEAEWARAVSGPDAAAWGRAVDAFDFGDVYERARCQVRFAEALLAGERREEAGVAAREARGAAVRLGATPLLEQVDALIRRGRLAQSPGADARTTILTAREQDVLRLLALGRSNRQIGEDLFISAKTASVHVSNILAKLGAASRTEAVAVAYRQGLISPERSGSGHGAP; encoded by the coding sequence GTGCCGACGATCCCAAGCACCGCACCACTCATCGGCCGGGAGGACGAACTCGCCCGCCTCGCCGGTGTGCTGGAGCGCACCCGGGGCGGTGAGGCCCGGGCGGTCCTGATCGCCGGGGACGCGGGCGTGGGCAAGACTCGGATGCTGGACGAGGTCGCCGGTCAGGCCGACCGCGCCGGGATGACGGTACTCACCGGGCACTGCGTCGACCTCGGTGACGTGGGTCTGCCGTATCTGCCGTTCACCGAGATCCTGGGTCTGCTCGCCGCCGACGAGCGGTTCGCGGACGTCCTCGCCACGCATCCGGTGGTGGACCGGCTGCTGGGCGGCGGCACGGACACGGCCCGGGACACCGGCGGCCGGCTGCGGCTGTTCGAGGGCATCGCGGGGCTGCTGACCGGCCTCTCGGACATCGCGCCCCTGTTGCTCGTCCTGGAGGACCTGCACTGGGCGGACCAGTCCTCCCGGGACCTGCTGCGGTTCCTGCTCAGCCGGGGCATCCTCCAGCGGTCGGCGGGCGGTGCGCCCACCCACCGGCTCGCGGTGTTCGCGTCCTATCGGGCGGACGACCTGCACCGCCGCCACCCGTTGCGTCCGCTGCTGGCCGAGCTGGTCCGGCTGCCCGCCGTGGAGCGGCTGGAGCTGCGGCCCATGGCCGATCCCGAAGTGGCCCGTCTGGTGCGCGCGTTGCGGGCGAGTCCGCTGCCGGACGCCACGGTCCGGCGGATCGTCGAGCGCGCCGAGGGCAACGCCTTCTACGCGGAGGAGCTGCTCGCGGCCACCGACACGGAGGCCGGGGGCGTGCCCAGCGGCCTCGCGGACGTCCTCCTGATCCGCTTCGAGCAGCTGTCCGACACCGCCCAGCAGGTGCTGCGCACGGCCGCGGTGGCGGGCCGCCGGGTCGAGCACGACCTGCTGCGGGACACGGTCGGGCTTCCGGAGAACGAGCTGGAGTCGGCCCTGCGGGAGGCGATCGGCCGACAACTGCTGGTCTCCGGGGACGGAGACACGTACGCCTTCCGGCACGCTCTGGCCCGCGAGGCGGTCTACGCCGATCTGCTTCCGGGTGAACGGGCCCGGCTGCACGGCGCGTTCGCCCGGCTGCTCGCCGGGCGGGGCCGTCGTGCCGAGAGCGCGGCGGAGCGGGCCCACCACTACCGGGAGAGCCATGACCTGGCCGAGGCGCTGACCGCCTCGTTGGAGGCGGCAGGCCACGCCGGGTCGCTCGGCGCGCCCGCCGAGGAACTGCGGCACCTCGAAGCGGCCCTGGACCTGTGGTCGGCGGTGGAGCCGTCCGCGCGGCCCACCGGCGAGGGCGTCGACCGGGTGACCCTGACCCTGCGCGCCTCGGCGGCGGCCGCGCACGCCGGACAGTTGCACCGGGCGGTCGCCCTCACCCGCGCCGCGCTCGCGGGCGTCGGCCAGGACGCGGACTCCGAGCTGGCCGCCCGGGTGCGGTACACGCTCGCCGACAACTTGATCAGCGTCGACAGCCTGACGGCGGCGTTCCGGTACAGCAGCGAGGCGCTCGCCATGATCCCGGCCGAACCTCCGTCGCGCACCTGGGTGTGGGCGGCGGCCACCCATGCGCTGGCGGCCCGCCAGGTCGGGGAATACGACACGGCGCTGCGGGTGGCCCGGGAGGCCCTGAGCGTCGCGGAGCGGCTGGACATGCCCGACGCGCGGGCCGATCTGCTGATCTCGCTGGCCGTCCTGGAGGGCGGTGGCCGCCGGACGCCGGAGGGCCGGGAGCGGCTGCGGGAGGCCCGGGATCTCGCGCGCGGCTCGGGCAACGCACTGGTGGAACTGCGCGCCCTGTTCAGCCTGGCCATCGGCTGCTTCGAATCCGGTGACCTCGACGAGTGCCTGCCGTGGCTGGCCGAGGGGCTCGACCGGGCCCGCCGTGCCGGCCTGCTGTCCTCGACGTATCCGTTGGAGATGCGCTACCTGCGGCTGCTGGTGCTCTACACACTGGGCCGCTGGGAGGAGTGCGTACGCGCGGCGGCCGCGGACGCCGCGCTGCTTCCGGCGGCCGGCGGGTACACGGCCGGGCCCGCGCTGTACGCGGCGCTGGCACGCGGTGACCGCACGGCCGCCGACCGGGCCGAGGCCTTGTTGGAGGGGCCGTTCGACTGGATGGGCACGATGGTCGCGGGCATCGTGCTGACCGACGCGGCGGCACAGCGGGGCGCGCCGGAGGCTGCCGTGGAGCGGATGCGGTCCACGGTGGCGGCCCTCACCGACGACGCGGGCAGAGCGCCGGACGTCACGGTCCGGTTGGCCGCCCTCGTCCTGTCCGCGGTCGCCGACCGGGCCGCCGCGCTGCGGTCGACCGGTGACGAGGCGCAGACGCGCCGTTGGACGGACACCGCGACCGAACTGCGCGACCTCGCCCGGGTCTCGTCCGTGCGCGGCGGGGACGGCACACCGCAGGGGCCGGAGGGACAGGCGTGGCTGGCGCGGGCCGAGGCGGAGTGGGCGCGGGCGGTGTCCGGGCCCGACGCGGCGGCCTGGGGCAGGGCGGTCGACGCGTTCGACTTCGGTGACGTGTACGAGCGGGCGCGCTGCCAAGTGCGGTTCGCGGAAGCCCTGTTGGCGGGCGAGCGGCGCGAGGAGGCGGGCGTGGCGGCTCGCGAGGCCCGGGGGGCGGCCGTCCGGCTGGGCGCCACGCCTCTGCTGGAGCAGGTGGACGCCCTGATCCGCCGCGGACGTCTGGCTCAGAGTCCGGGCGCCGACGCCCGCACCACGATCCTCACGGCCCGTGAACAGGATGTCCTGCGGCTCCTCGCCCTCGGCCGCAGCAACCGGCAGATCGGCGAGGACCTGTTCATCAGCGCCAAGACTGCGAGCGTCCACGTCTCCAACATCCTCGCCAAGCTGGGCGCGGCGAGCCGCACGGAGGCGGTGGCGGTCGCCTATCGGCAGGGGCTGATCAGCCCGGAGCGAAGCGGATCGGGGCACGGGGCGCCCTGA
- a CDS encoding UBP-type zinc finger domain-containing protein: MTSDNPIDGLDPANPPSGAGCVECDAAGGWWFHLRRCAQCGHIGCCDSSPAQHATGHYKATGHPLVQSFEPGEGWYWNFATNELYESGPELAPPASHPADQPTPGPAGRVPADWARALRQ, translated from the coding sequence ATGACCAGCGACAACCCGATCGACGGCCTCGACCCGGCCAACCCGCCGAGCGGCGCCGGATGCGTGGAGTGCGACGCGGCCGGCGGCTGGTGGTTCCATCTGCGGCGCTGCGCGCAGTGCGGGCACATCGGCTGCTGCGACTCCTCCCCCGCCCAGCACGCGACCGGCCACTACAAGGCCACCGGGCATCCCCTGGTGCAGAGCTTCGAGCCGGGCGAGGGCTGGTACTGGAACTTCGCGACGAACGAGCTGTACGAGTCGGGGCCGGAGCTCGCACCGCCGGCGAGTCATCCCGCGGACCAGCCCACGCCGGGCCCCGCGGGGCGGGTGCCGGCCGACTGGGCTCGGGCGTTGCGGCAGTGA
- a CDS encoding ATP-binding protein, protein MSGQPMPCSPREVGSLFLFEKLSPEQLGQLCSQGRVERFEPGPVYTEGDPATCFYVMLEGTVVLYRRVGGDDVEVSRTSQRGVYAGSMQAYLGDRVRQVYNNSMRVTEPTRFFVLPADKFSDFMQEWFPMAVHLLEGLFFGAKSTQRAIGQRERLLALGSLSAGLTHELNNPAAAAVRATATLRERVGKMRHKLAVITQGSYSPEALANLIDIQERTAERVAKAPTLSPLEASDREDALTDWLDDHGIADGWRIAPTFVQAGLDADWLDQVAAAVDEEILPNAIGWLNYTVETELLMDEINDSTNRISHLVDAAKQYSQLDRAPYQVADVHELLDSTLLMLSGKIGPRIKLVKEYDRTVPKVPAYPAELNQVWTNLIDNAVQAVNSAGGEGTLTVRTALEHDRLLVEFRDTGPGVPEEIRGRIFDPFFTTKPVGEGTGLGLDISWRIVVNKHHGSLHVESEPGDTRFQVLLPLTAAEPDTDTPSEETV, encoded by the coding sequence GTGAGCGGGCAGCCGATGCCGTGCAGCCCGCGGGAGGTCGGGTCGCTGTTCCTGTTCGAGAAGCTGTCCCCGGAGCAGCTCGGGCAGTTGTGCAGCCAGGGCCGGGTGGAGCGGTTCGAGCCCGGCCCGGTCTACACCGAGGGCGACCCCGCCACCTGCTTCTACGTGATGCTCGAGGGCACGGTCGTGCTCTACCGGCGGGTCGGCGGCGACGACGTGGAGGTCAGCCGCACCTCCCAGCGCGGGGTGTACGCCGGATCCATGCAGGCGTACCTGGGTGACCGGGTGCGCCAGGTGTACAACAACTCGATGCGGGTCACCGAGCCGACGCGCTTCTTCGTGCTGCCCGCGGACAAGTTCTCGGACTTCATGCAGGAATGGTTCCCGATGGCGGTTCATCTGCTGGAGGGACTGTTCTTCGGGGCGAAGAGCACCCAGCGGGCCATCGGACAGCGCGAACGGCTGCTGGCGCTGGGCTCGTTGTCGGCGGGACTCACGCACGAGCTCAACAACCCCGCCGCCGCGGCCGTGCGGGCGACCGCGACCCTGCGGGAACGCGTGGGCAAGATGCGGCACAAACTCGCCGTCATCACCCAGGGCTCCTACTCCCCCGAGGCCCTGGCGAACCTCATCGACATCCAGGAACGCACCGCCGAACGCGTGGCCAAGGCCCCCACGTTGAGCCCGCTGGAGGCCTCCGACCGGGAGGACGCCCTCACGGACTGGCTCGACGACCACGGCATCGCGGACGGCTGGCGGATCGCGCCCACCTTCGTCCAGGCCGGTCTCGACGCGGACTGGCTGGACCAGGTCGCGGCCGCCGTCGACGAGGAGATCCTGCCGAACGCGATCGGCTGGCTCAACTACACCGTCGAGACCGAGCTTTTGATGGACGAGATCAACGACTCCACCAACCGCATCTCCCATCTCGTCGACGCCGCGAAGCAGTACTCGCAGCTGGACCGGGCCCCCTACCAGGTCGCCGACGTGCACGAACTCCTCGACAGCACCCTGCTGATGCTGTCGGGCAAGATCGGGCCGCGGATCAAGCTGGTCAAGGAGTACGACCGTACGGTCCCCAAGGTGCCGGCGTACCCGGCGGAGCTCAACCAGGTGTGGACCAACCTGATCGACAACGCGGTCCAGGCCGTCAACAGCGCGGGCGGAGAAGGGACGTTGACGGTACGGACGGCGCTCGAACACGACCGGCTGCTGGTGGAGTTCCGCGACACCGGGCCCGGGGTGCCCGAGGAGATCCGCGGCCGCATCTTCGACCCGTTCTTCACCACCAAGCCGGTGGGCGAGGGTACCGGGCTGGGCCTGGACATCTCCTGGCGGATCGTCGTCAACAAGCACCACGGCTCCCTCCACGTCGAGTCCGAGCCGGGCGACACCCGCTTCCAGGTCCTGCTGCCGCTCACAGCCGCGGAGCCCGACACCGACACACCGTCCGAGGAGACCGTATGA